A portion of the Pedobacter cryoconitis genome contains these proteins:
- a CDS encoding M20/M25/M40 family metallo-hydrolase yields the protein MKLKLILLVLFSANQLYAQDTVTIRKIYDEALVNSKCYENLRYLCKNIGPRLSGSDNAQKAVVWSKKLMESYGFDKVYLQEVMVPHWVRGAKETAFIIDGKNRIPVPIAALGMSIATPKDGLTANIIEVQSLKEVEELGENKIKGKIVFYNRPFDPKFISTGEAYGRSGDQRFMGPATAAKYGAVGVIVRSLTESLDDYPHTGATLYNKDGKNIPAAAISTKAANKLSAMLKMRKLPLVKFYFKQDCQLLPDVLSYNVIGELTGTEHPGKFITVGGHLDSWDLAEGAHDDGTGVLQSAEVLRIFKALNYKPKNSVRAVFFMNEENGHNGGTKYAELAAKNKEEHIAAIETDEGGFTPRGFSFEDVSADFIKKINKRWKPILEPYETDRLTIGHSGTDIGPLKEKVPGVVLIGFRPDSQRYFDIHHSSNDVFENVNKRELELGAASMASLIYLIDQHGL from the coding sequence ATGAAATTAAAATTGATCCTTCTTGTGCTGTTCTCTGCAAACCAATTATATGCTCAGGACACAGTTACTATACGTAAAATCTACGATGAAGCCCTGGTGAATAGTAAATGCTATGAAAACCTCCGTTATCTCTGTAAAAATATTGGTCCGCGACTGAGCGGATCTGATAATGCTCAAAAAGCAGTTGTATGGAGTAAAAAACTAATGGAAAGTTACGGCTTTGACAAAGTATATCTACAAGAAGTTATGGTTCCGCATTGGGTAAGAGGAGCGAAGGAGACAGCTTTTATCATCGACGGTAAAAATCGCATCCCCGTGCCAATTGCTGCATTGGGTATGAGCATTGCTACGCCAAAAGACGGACTTACAGCCAATATTATTGAAGTGCAAAGCCTCAAAGAAGTTGAAGAGCTTGGTGAAAATAAGATAAAGGGTAAAATAGTTTTCTATAATCGTCCTTTTGACCCTAAATTTATCAGTACAGGTGAAGCCTATGGCAGATCAGGCGACCAACGTTTTATGGGGCCGGCAACCGCTGCTAAATATGGTGCTGTTGGTGTAATTGTTCGTTCGCTGACTGAAAGCCTTGATGATTATCCGCATACTGGTGCTACATTATATAATAAAGACGGTAAAAATATACCAGCTGCGGCTATATCAACCAAGGCGGCGAATAAATTGAGCGCTATGCTGAAAATGCGTAAGCTGCCCCTGGTTAAATTCTATTTTAAACAAGATTGTCAATTACTTCCTGATGTATTATCCTACAATGTGATTGGTGAATTGACAGGTACAGAACATCCCGGTAAGTTTATTACAGTTGGCGGGCATCTTGATTCATGGGATTTAGCCGAAGGTGCACATGATGACGGTACCGGTGTTTTACAATCAGCAGAAGTGCTGCGCATATTTAAAGCTTTGAATTACAAACCTAAAAATTCTGTACGTGCGGTCTTTTTTATGAATGAAGAAAACGGCCATAACGGAGGTACTAAATATGCTGAGCTGGCTGCCAAAAATAAAGAAGAACATATCGCAGCTATTGAAACAGATGAAGGTGGTTTTACTCCGCGTGGTTTCAGCTTTGAAGATGTATCAGCTGATTTTATCAAAAAGATTAACAAGCGATGGAAACCGATACTTGAACCTTACGAAACAGATCGTTTAACCATTGGACATTCAGGGACTGATATTGGCCCATTAAAGGAAAAAGTTCCCGGCGTTGTTCTGATTGGCTTCAGACCTGATTCTCAGCGCTATTTTGATATCCATCATTCTTCAAATGATGTTTTTGAAAATGTAAATAAACGTGAGCTTGAATTAGGTGCTGCAAGTATGGCTTCACTGATCTATTTGATAGATCAGCATGGACTGTAA
- a CDS encoding acetyl-CoA C-acyltransferase, whose protein sequence is MREVVIVSALRTPIGSFGGSLSGFTATQLGGFAIKAAVEKAGIKPEDVQEVYMGNVLSANVGQAPATQAAKFAGLPDVPATTINKVCASGTKAIMLAAQSIALGQNDIVVAGGMESMSNVPYYLDKARTGYRLGHGQLTDGLVKDGLWDVYNDYHMGSAAELCASTYNISREAQDNYAVSSYKRAQASINDGKFNAEIIPVEVVDRKGNTTVVDKDEDIYSVNFDKLPGLKPVFKKDGTITAANASALNDGAAALVLMSADKAKELGLKPMARILSYADAQQAPEWFTTAPSKAIPLALQRAGKSITDVDFFEINEAFSVVSLANNQEMGLIDSQVNVNGGAVAMGHPLGASGARIVVTLLSVLNQNNGKIGVAGICNGGGGASALVIEKI, encoded by the coding sequence ATGAGAGAAGTAGTTATCGTATCAGCACTAAGGACACCAATTGGAAGTTTCGGCGGTTCGCTGTCAGGTTTTACAGCCACCCAATTGGGAGGTTTTGCCATTAAAGCTGCTGTTGAAAAAGCTGGAATTAAACCTGAAGATGTACAGGAAGTATACATGGGCAATGTTTTATCTGCAAATGTAGGTCAGGCACCTGCTACTCAGGCGGCTAAATTTGCGGGTTTACCTGATGTCCCGGCTACCACAATAAATAAAGTATGTGCTTCTGGCACTAAAGCAATCATGCTTGCAGCGCAAAGCATTGCTTTAGGACAAAATGATATTGTTGTTGCTGGTGGAATGGAAAGTATGAGTAATGTTCCTTATTATCTTGATAAAGCCAGAACAGGTTATAGATTGGGACATGGGCAATTAACTGACGGTCTGGTTAAGGATGGTTTATGGGATGTTTATAACGACTATCATATGGGTTCTGCTGCTGAATTATGTGCATCAACATATAATATTAGCCGTGAGGCACAAGATAATTATGCAGTGAGTTCTTATAAAAGAGCGCAGGCTTCTATCAATGATGGTAAATTCAATGCGGAAATTATTCCTGTTGAAGTAGTGGATCGTAAAGGAAATACAACAGTTGTCGATAAGGATGAAGATATTTACTCCGTTAACTTTGATAAATTACCAGGTTTAAAACCAGTATTTAAAAAAGACGGAACAATTACTGCAGCAAATGCATCTGCATTGAACGACGGTGCAGCAGCATTAGTTTTAATGAGTGCAGATAAAGCAAAAGAACTTGGTTTAAAACCAATGGCCCGTATTTTAAGTTATGCTGATGCACAGCAGGCACCTGAATGGTTCACGACTGCTCCGTCAAAAGCTATTCCACTAGCGCTGCAAAGAGCCGGAAAAAGTATTACTGATGTAGATTTCTTTGAAATCAACGAGGCTTTTTCTGTAGTTTCTTTAGCCAATAACCAGGAAATGGGTTTAATTGATTCTCAGGTTAATGTAAATGGTGGTGCAGTTGCGATGGGACATCCACTGGGTGCTTCAGGTGCGCGTATCGTAGTGACCCTGCTTTCTGTATTGAATCAGAACAATGGTAAAATAGGCGTTGCCGGAATTTGTAATGGTGGTGGTGGCGCAAGTGCATTGGTTATTGAAAAAATCTAA
- a CDS encoding peptide MFS transporter has protein sequence MNETIKVKHPKGLTFLFLSEMWERFGYYLMIGIFTLYLKDVKAGFSMTEAESADLYGTFIALVFLTPFLGGLIADRYLGYAKSIILGGLLMGVGYCMMAVHSLPILYLSMTLVIIGNGFFKPNISTLLGNIYSTPEYSDKKDEGYNIFYMGINIGAFICNFFGAALYIMLGWGYAFIAAGVGMFIGVAIFIYGMKHYRAFDVKKGVKEGDMSFLKIVLVILVPSVIAGVIGWILPTKLIGHALVGSASTDAFIFACVPVIYFYGSLLAKADKDEKRPIAALLTIFAVVILFWAVFKQNGTALTTWADRYTDRHLQNPVAEKTFSKLNFSQNFTYSKDSIPLYDNAFRIQKKDGIVLKEYNYPTYFKNIPADKLPAEGGKVELWATNLSQSINPAWVILLTPLVVALFTWLRNRKREPSTATKIAFGLFISALSVLVMIGAVYSGGNGAEKVSVLWLVAGYGVITIGELFLSPMGLSLVSKLSPVRITSLMMGGWFLATSIGNKLSGVLATLWDTYENKANFFWVNFSLLLFSAVIAFFLLKWLNGIMEEKGIK, from the coding sequence ATGAATGAAACCATTAAAGTAAAGCATCCGAAAGGGCTGACTTTCCTTTTTCTGTCTGAGATGTGGGAACGTTTTGGATATTACCTGATGATAGGAATCTTCACCCTATATTTAAAAGATGTTAAAGCCGGTTTTTCGATGACCGAAGCTGAATCTGCCGACTTATATGGTACTTTTATAGCACTTGTTTTTCTTACTCCATTTTTAGGTGGATTAATTGCTGACCGTTATTTAGGTTACGCAAAATCAATCATCCTGGGCGGCCTGTTAATGGGTGTTGGTTATTGTATGATGGCAGTGCATAGTTTACCAATTCTATATCTTTCTATGACGCTGGTCATTATTGGAAATGGATTTTTCAAACCAAATATATCTACCCTGCTGGGTAATATCTACTCTACGCCTGAATATTCAGACAAAAAAGATGAGGGCTATAATATCTTTTATATGGGTATTAATATCGGTGCCTTTATCTGTAATTTCTTTGGTGCTGCATTATATATCATGCTGGGCTGGGGTTATGCATTTATTGCAGCCGGAGTTGGGATGTTCATTGGTGTAGCTATTTTTATTTACGGGATGAAGCATTACAGGGCTTTTGACGTTAAAAAAGGCGTAAAGGAAGGAGATATGTCTTTCCTGAAAATAGTATTGGTAATTTTAGTCCCATCTGTTATTGCTGGAGTAATTGGCTGGATACTTCCAACTAAATTAATAGGCCACGCACTGGTTGGCTCTGCTTCTACAGATGCATTTATCTTTGCTTGTGTGCCTGTAATCTATTTTTACGGCTCTTTACTTGCCAAGGCTGATAAAGACGAAAAAAGACCAATTGCTGCGTTACTTACAATATTTGCTGTTGTAATCCTGTTTTGGGCGGTGTTCAAACAGAATGGTACTGCATTAACGACCTGGGCTGACCGCTATACAGACAGACATTTACAAAACCCAGTTGCCGAAAAGACCTTCTCTAAACTTAATTTCTCACAAAACTTCACCTATTCGAAAGACTCTATACCTTTATATGACAACGCATTCCGCATTCAAAAGAAAGATGGAATCGTATTAAAAGAATACAATTACCCAACTTATTTTAAAAACATTCCAGCTGATAAGCTTCCTGCAGAAGGTGGAAAAGTTGAGCTTTGGGCAACCAATCTAAGCCAGTCAATAAATCCGGCCTGGGTCATTTTACTGACCCCATTAGTAGTCGCACTCTTCACCTGGCTACGCAATAGAAAAAGAGAACCAAGTACAGCTACAAAAATTGCATTCGGCTTATTCATTTCAGCACTCTCGGTACTGGTAATGATCGGTGCTGTTTATTCTGGTGGTAATGGCGCAGAAAAAGTTTCTGTCTTATGGCTGGTAGCCGGTTACGGTGTAATTACTATCGGTGAATTATTTTTAAGCCCAATGGGGTTATCACTGGTTTCGAAGTTGAGTCCGGTAAGGATTACTTCGCTGATGATGGGCGGATGGTTTCTGGCTACCTCTATTGGAAATAAATTGTCTGGTGTACTAGCTACGCTTTGGGATACTTATGAAAACAAAGCTAATTTCTTCTGGGTAAACTTTAGCCTGCTTCTTTTCTCTGCTGTTATTGCTTTCTTTCTTTTGAAATGGCTGAATGGTATTATGGAAGAAAAAGGAATAAAATAG
- a CDS encoding DUF4153 domain-containing protein produces the protein MMTFPSLKNLQQSLYRVLKRFPFEMLFAFIATLASIAYIELESLNYLKESWCKRVLMTAVLGLVISLATTLFCESRSIKTPQKFIYNLIAALLTALLFFAFDPLVNAADVVRFFLLALAGHLLVAFAAFTKLDAIQGFWQFNKTLFLHFLTSMLYSAALYAGIAAAIGAMNLLFGVDFKHDTFYILWVCITGIFNTVFFLSGVPDDFSKLNQDFSYPKGLKIFTQYVLIPLATLYVVILLAYEIKILIQWRLPKGLVSNLILGYAVFGILSLLLIFPIREKAENKWIKTFARTFYFLMLPLLLLLFIALGTRISLYGFTEPRYFLTLLACWLLFITFYFLLSKKQNIKVIPISLCLLTLLSIYGPQSAFSVSTYSQKTILLRIFKDNHAFENGKFVRINKISKENGEKAVATLEYLVSHNNFEVLQPYVTQNLKTVSDSLSKAKDSYGHLRTSRYEVQDQKMRWIISYFGLKKFSGQRFYFDHADQDEQKHYILNNIKQGITVVNGYDFIIDQTNINYNDANSHYIIDKISIETAVKKPGILQIRLADDIAIFNINELTGDLIKQESKLKPYLQKPDGDNPPQYILPSAFLSFTKNTKNFTITFEIKTIEFSIDKSKKNVELNYTTGIYLIKKKK, from the coding sequence ATGATGACATTCCCTTCCCTTAAAAACTTACAGCAAAGTCTATATCGCGTTTTAAAGCGTTTTCCTTTCGAAATGCTTTTTGCATTTATCGCAACTTTAGCGTCAATAGCCTATATAGAGCTGGAAAGTCTGAATTATCTGAAAGAAAGTTGGTGCAAAAGAGTATTGATGACTGCAGTGCTGGGATTGGTGATCAGCCTGGCTACTACCCTATTTTGTGAAAGCCGTTCCATTAAAACCCCGCAAAAATTTATTTATAACCTGATTGCGGCATTGCTTACTGCGCTGTTATTTTTTGCATTTGATCCGCTTGTAAATGCTGCTGATGTAGTCCGGTTTTTCTTGCTGGCCCTTGCCGGACATTTATTAGTCGCCTTTGCTGCTTTCACTAAACTTGATGCAATACAAGGTTTCTGGCAATTTAACAAAACACTTTTTCTGCATTTTTTAACTAGTATGCTTTACAGCGCCGCGTTATATGCAGGTATCGCAGCTGCCATAGGTGCGATGAACCTCTTATTTGGTGTAGACTTTAAACATGATACTTTTTATATCCTCTGGGTTTGTATTACCGGAATATTCAATACTGTGTTTTTTCTTTCTGGCGTTCCTGATGATTTCTCCAAGCTAAACCAGGATTTCAGCTATCCAAAAGGCCTAAAAATATTCACTCAATATGTCCTGATCCCCTTGGCAACACTATATGTAGTTATCCTGTTAGCTTATGAAATCAAAATACTCATACAATGGAGATTACCAAAAGGATTGGTTTCTAACTTAATATTAGGCTATGCTGTTTTTGGAATACTCTCTTTATTGCTCATTTTTCCTATACGCGAAAAAGCAGAGAATAAATGGATTAAAACTTTCGCCCGCACTTTCTATTTTTTAATGTTGCCACTCCTGCTCTTGTTATTTATAGCATTAGGCACAAGAATATCTCTTTATGGCTTTACAGAACCACGTTACTTTCTAACGTTGTTAGCATGTTGGCTGTTATTTATTACATTCTACTTTTTGTTATCAAAAAAGCAAAATATCAAAGTAATACCGATTTCACTATGTCTGCTTACCTTGTTGTCTATCTATGGGCCCCAAAGTGCTTTTTCTGTTTCAACTTATTCTCAAAAAACTATTTTACTCCGCATTTTCAAAGATAATCATGCCTTTGAAAACGGAAAATTTGTAAGAATCAATAAGATTTCTAAAGAAAATGGTGAAAAAGCAGTGGCTACTTTAGAATACCTTGTTAGCCATAATAATTTTGAGGTGCTCCAGCCCTATGTAACTCAAAATCTTAAAACGGTCAGCGATTCTTTAAGCAAAGCTAAAGACAGTTATGGCCACCTCAGGACTTCAAGATATGAGGTACAGGATCAAAAAATGAGATGGATAATCAGCTATTTCGGACTGAAGAAATTTTCAGGACAACGCTTCTATTTTGACCATGCGGACCAGGATGAGCAGAAACATTATATTTTAAATAATATTAAACAGGGAATTACAGTAGTTAACGGATATGACTTCATCATTGATCAGACAAATATCAATTATAACGACGCAAATAGTCATTATATAATTGATAAAATTTCAATTGAAACAGCAGTAAAAAAACCCGGTATATTACAGATCAGATTAGCTGATGATATAGCTATTTTTAACATCAATGAGTTAACAGGTGATTTAATAAAACAGGAGTCAAAGCTAAAACCTTATCTGCAAAAGCCGGATGGCGATAATCCTCCGCAGTATATCTTGCCATCTGCATTCTTGAGCTTCACTAAAAACACGAAAAATTTTACAATTACATTTGAGATAAAAACGATCGAGTTCTCTATTGATAAAAGCAAAAAAAATGTTGAGCTGAATTATACTACAGGAATTTACCTGATTAAGAAAAAAAAGTAA
- a CDS encoding DUF6138 family protein translates to MENKRDYLIFEDVSSDSSLNELFDACVASILEGKAQVSNTREEPEYPSYECFLVNGREILVDAPLEYYLFKLDNSGFVYEKARDFSDTMRKLCGLQWHVDRILSDWVDKNVCDPFLEQTIDNDGYDHYKLKPGKSIGQLQEDYLRFACYIGVCFVKFGGSEGQYTANNIFKMAKAIGSDLPLKLKKQGSGDLPLEIAQYKDSIVSCDANDVFATIKITLKEEKEEAYLLVLNFLCRLLAFGFPGSYTITFKSPEKNWLPIKGLQKKGVHQLFANAARWPALYGKIEDYARLAMKEFEWYNDFEAEHCAMPGSFAVFTLGLMDEKYQTLICDYLNICDEEHQSIQGEFVLAYIEKYGFTEKGLELYDLCEKNIQQLPKKLSVQHAKLN, encoded by the coding sequence ATGGAAAATAAAAGAGATTATTTAATTTTTGAGGATGTTAGTTCTGATTCCTCATTAAATGAATTGTTCGATGCTTGTGTTGCCTCTATATTAGAAGGAAAGGCGCAGGTGTCCAATACCCGTGAAGAGCCTGAGTATCCATCTTATGAATGCTTTCTTGTGAACGGACGGGAAATTTTAGTAGATGCTCCATTGGAATATTATTTATTTAAACTTGATAATAGCGGTTTCGTATATGAAAAGGCAAGGGATTTTTCTGATACTATGCGGAAGCTCTGTGGATTGCAGTGGCATGTGGATAGAATCTTGTCAGACTGGGTGGATAAAAATGTCTGTGATCCATTTTTAGAACAGACTATCGATAACGATGGGTACGACCATTATAAGTTAAAACCCGGCAAATCTATTGGCCAGTTGCAGGAAGATTATTTGCGTTTTGCCTGCTATATTGGAGTGTGCTTTGTAAAATTCGGTGGAAGCGAAGGCCAGTACACAGCAAATAATATTTTTAAAATGGCCAAAGCAATTGGCAGTGACTTACCCTTGAAACTGAAGAAACAAGGCAGCGGAGACTTGCCCCTGGAGATAGCGCAATACAAAGACAGCATAGTTTCCTGCGATGCTAATGATGTTTTTGCGACTATAAAAATCACATTAAAAGAAGAGAAAGAAGAAGCCTATCTGCTGGTTTTGAATTTTCTTTGCCGTTTGTTAGCATTTGGTTTTCCCGGGTCTTACACCATAACTTTCAAAAGTCCGGAAAAGAATTGGCTTCCTATTAAGGGATTGCAGAAAAAAGGCGTTCATCAGTTGTTTGCGAATGCAGCAAGATGGCCAGCCCTGTATGGGAAAATTGAAGATTACGCAAGGCTGGCCATGAAGGAATTTGAATGGTACAATGATTTCGAAGCAGAGCACTGTGCTATGCCTGGTAGCTTTGCTGTATTTACATTAGGGCTTATGGACGAAAAATATCAAACACTTATCTGTGATTATTTGAATATATGCGATGAAGAACATCAAAGTATACAGGGCGAATTTGTATTAGCATATATTGAAAAATATGGTTTTACCGAAAAAGGTCTGGAGCTTTACGATTTATGTGAAAAGAATATACAACAACTGCCCAAAAAACTATCGGTTCAACACGCGAAGTTGAATTAG
- a CDS encoding M1 family metallopeptidase codes for MDCKKALYLWLVVFFTNLPVKTKAQSSAQKMTFSRADTLKGNLTPLRSCYDLNFYHLDVKFNIDKRFISGSNLFRFTATQDFTRLQFDLFANLNIDKIVYHNQVLPYTREFNAVFISFPELIKKDSKDEFTVFYSGYPNVALKAPRESGVVFAKDSLGYPLVATACESKGASIWWPNKDHLSDEPDSMLISVSVPKDLKEVSNGRLRKVTDLKNGYKRFDWFVGNSINNYNVAVNIGNYTHFSDSYTGEKGKLTLDYWVLPYNLSRAKVDFAKNVKPLLKAYEYWFGPYPFYEDGYKLVETPYPAMEHQSAISYGGYMRGGPKNELIGVPGGEKWDFVIVHESAHEWFGNNITAKDLGDLWIHEAFGSYAESLFIEKLYNKNAGQKYLYANRAGIANDGLIVAPYHVNQMGSGDMYSKGAMLLNTVRTIINDDEKWRSILRGLNKEYYHQTVTYNQVVHYISMKSGQNLEPVFDQYLRYKSLPVLELAVKNGKLNCRWIAEAEGFNMPIRVKISGGAYHFIYPSAKFAPIDLAGISAENIEVDTSNYYIGLIRPKI; via the coding sequence ATGGACTGTAAAAAAGCGTTATACCTCTGGCTTGTTGTTTTTTTTACAAACCTGCCGGTAAAAACTAAAGCACAGTCATCTGCACAAAAAATGACTTTTTCACGCGCTGATACATTAAAAGGAAATCTTACTCCATTACGGAGTTGTTATGATCTTAATTTCTATCACCTGGATGTGAAGTTTAATATCGACAAGAGATTTATCAGTGGAAGCAATCTGTTTAGATTTACAGCAACACAGGATTTTACAAGGTTACAATTTGATCTTTTTGCTAATTTAAATATTGATAAAATCGTTTATCATAATCAGGTACTTCCGTATACACGTGAATTTAATGCAGTATTTATTTCTTTCCCGGAATTGATTAAAAAAGATAGTAAAGATGAGTTTACTGTATTCTATTCTGGTTATCCGAATGTAGCACTTAAAGCACCCAGAGAGAGCGGTGTTGTATTTGCTAAAGACTCACTGGGTTATCCACTGGTCGCAACGGCTTGTGAAAGCAAAGGGGCAAGTATCTGGTGGCCTAATAAAGATCATCTTTCTGATGAACCAGATAGTATGCTGATTAGTGTAAGCGTACCCAAAGATTTGAAAGAAGTATCTAACGGGCGTCTGAGAAAAGTTACTGACCTTAAGAATGGTTATAAAAGATTCGATTGGTTTGTAGGCAATTCCATTAATAACTACAATGTGGCGGTAAATATTGGGAATTACACGCATTTCAGTGATAGTTATACTGGTGAAAAGGGAAAGCTTACCCTGGATTACTGGGTATTGCCCTATAACCTGTCAAGAGCGAAAGTTGATTTTGCCAAGAATGTAAAACCCTTATTAAAAGCATATGAATATTGGTTTGGCCCTTATCCTTTTTATGAGGATGGGTATAAGCTGGTGGAAACACCCTATCCTGCTATGGAACATCAAAGTGCGATCAGTTATGGTGGTTATATGCGGGGCGGTCCGAAAAATGAATTGATAGGTGTACCGGGAGGGGAGAAATGGGATTTTGTGATTGTTCATGAAAGTGCACATGAATGGTTTGGTAATAATATTACGGCTAAAGATCTTGGCGACCTGTGGATACACGAAGCTTTTGGGAGCTATGCAGAATCTTTATTTATAGAAAAATTATATAATAAAAACGCAGGACAGAAATATCTATATGCTAACCGTGCAGGTATAGCTAACGACGGATTAATTGTTGCGCCCTATCATGTCAATCAAATGGGATCAGGAGATATGTATTCGAAAGGGGCCATGTTGTTGAATACAGTCAGGACGATTATTAATGATGATGAAAAGTGGCGGAGTATTTTGCGTGGATTAAACAAAGAATATTATCATCAGACAGTTACCTATAATCAGGTTGTTCATTACATTAGTATGAAATCCGGCCAAAACCTGGAGCCAGTATTTGATCAGTATCTCCGCTACAAAAGTTTGCCTGTTTTAGAGCTTGCAGTCAAAAATGGAAAACTTAATTGCAGATGGATTGCAGAAGCTGAAGGTTTTAACATGCCTATACGAGTTAAAATATCAGGTGGAGCGTATCACTTCATTTATCCCTCTGCTAAGTTTGCGCCAATAGATTTAGCGGGTATATCAGCAGAAAATATAGAAGTTGATACCTCCAATTATTATATAGGATTAATCAGACCTAAAATATAA
- a CDS encoding OsmC family protein — protein sequence MAKTHQYKTNLVWAGNKGSGTMDYRSYDRNFIVSIDQKPDINGSSDSAFLGDKTKHNPEDLLVSSISSCHMLWYLHLCSQNDIIVMDYKDEATGTMTENADGSGQFSEVILRPVVLIIDEAKHEKAISLHAEARKMCFIANSCNFPIKHLPQCIVEPKR from the coding sequence ATGGCTAAGACACACCAATATAAAACAAACCTCGTATGGGCAGGAAATAAAGGTTCAGGAACAATGGACTACAGATCTTATGATCGGAATTTTATTGTTTCAATTGATCAGAAGCCTGATATAAATGGATCTTCTGACTCTGCTTTTCTTGGTGATAAAACCAAGCATAATCCTGAGGATCTGCTGGTTTCATCTATCTCATCCTGTCATATGCTCTGGTATCTTCATCTGTGTTCACAAAATGATATTATTGTAATGGACTATAAAGATGAGGCGACAGGAACAATGACCGAAAATGCAGATGGGAGCGGGCAATTTTCAGAAGTTATTCTGCGGCCGGTAGTGCTCATTATTGATGAAGCAAAACATGAAAAGGCAATTAGTTTGCATGCAGAAGCACGTAAAATGTGTTTTATCGCCAATTCATGTAACTTTCCCATTAAGCATTTACCTCAATGCATTGTAGAACCTAAACGCTAA
- a CDS encoding NAD-binding protein, with the protein MKPLFGILGSSSSLIGEIGAGNLAKLSINTLLAIEAQGLAEVINFGEQHGISAEKIMSIINNGALGSIFMKLKGELIINDNYNPAFALKLLTKDLRLAKAEGLDSPLGNTVCKTFQEAEAEFGNEDLIAIKKQL; encoded by the coding sequence ATCAAACCGCTGTTCGGCATTTTAGGAAGCTCATCCAGTCTTATTGGCGAAATTGGTGCAGGAAATCTTGCTAAACTAAGCATCAATACACTTTTAGCTATTGAAGCGCAAGGACTTGCGGAGGTTATTAATTTTGGTGAGCAGCATGGTATTTCAGCAGAAAAAATCATGTCCATAATCAATAATGGAGCACTAGGTAGCATATTCATGAAGTTAAAAGGCGAGCTGATCATTAATGACAATTATAATCCTGCCTTTGCTTTAAAGCTCCTGACTAAAGATCTGAGGCTGGCAAAGGCAGAAGGTCTGGATTCTCCACTAGGGAATACAGTTTGTAAAACTTTTCAGGAGGCAGAAGCAGAATTTGGCAATGAAGATCTTATTGCCATTAAGAAACAGCTGTAA
- a CDS encoding RNA polymerase sigma factor, whose protein sequence is MEILDNRGKIIVEKMPWTEEELFSRVKAGNKNAFEQLYRDHSVGIYYNLRRMTRDDELAKEILQDVFTKVWEKKAILKIDKPFQYYLFRMAQNSVTNFYRSIKRDKKMLENLQHLASEITHQPIESIKTGVEEELLLQAVDCLSPRRKKIFILCKLEGKSYEEVSRTLGISVSTVGDHIVKGTKTIKQRLIKPNSHSSFRTIHADRYWSYFL, encoded by the coding sequence ATGGAGATATTAGACAATAGAGGAAAAATAATTGTAGAAAAAATGCCCTGGACTGAAGAAGAATTATTCAGTCGTGTCAAAGCAGGAAATAAAAATGCTTTTGAACAACTATATAGAGACCATAGTGTTGGCATTTATTACAATCTAAGAAGAATGACCAGGGATGACGAACTTGCTAAAGAAATTCTTCAGGATGTTTTTACAAAGGTTTGGGAAAAGAAAGCAATACTCAAGATTGATAAACCTTTTCAATATTATCTTTTCCGTATGGCCCAAAATTCGGTGACGAATTTCTACCGTAGCATCAAGCGGGATAAAAAAATGTTGGAAAACCTGCAGCATCTTGCTTCGGAAATTACGCATCAGCCAATTGAAAGTATAAAAACGGGAGTGGAGGAGGAGCTACTGCTTCAGGCAGTAGATTGTCTTTCTCCACGAAGGAAAAAGATATTTATTCTATGCAAGCTAGAGGGTAAGTCCTATGAAGAAGTCAGCAGAACTTTGGGAATAAGTGTTTCCACGGTAGGTGATCACATTGTTAAAGGAACGAAAACAATTAAACAGCGGTTAATTAAGCCAAATAGTCACTCTTCTTTTCGAACAATCCATGCTGATCGGTACTGGTCATATTTTCTGTGA